A window of [Ruminococcus] lactaris ATCC 29176 genomic DNA:
GTATGTCTTTCGTGCTTCTTCTCTTCTTCCACCAGAAGGCTGTCGTCCTCTACGATGGCTGTAGATAAAAGATTTTTCTTTTCAATCAGACGCTTTCCGATGGGACCACCGATCATGCTTCCTGCGATCAGTCCAAAGGTTGCTCCCGCAGTACAGAGCGTACTTGCTCCTTTTACCCCAAAGTCTTCCAGGACCGGTCCAAAAGCACCGGCTGTACCATGACCTCCGACCATTGGGATCGATCCGGTACAAAGTCCTACGAGCGGACTGATATGCAGAAGCTTTGAAAGTCCGATTGCCATGAAATTCTGCGTCACGATCAGCACGACTACCAGTCCAAGGAATACGATCAATGACTTTCCGCCACTTTTCAACACTTTCAGATTCGCCTGGAATCCTACAGATGTAAAGAAAAAGACCATGCAGACTTCTTTCAGAATATCGTCAAATTCAAATTCTGCAATCCCGGTGGCATAACAGATGCACGTAAAAATTGCAAAAAGTACTCCGCCGATCACCGGTGCCGGTATGCAGAATCTTTCCAGGACACTGCAACGCTTCTTTAAAAATTTTCCTAACATCAGCACGACTACCGCAACGGCAATCGTCTGATACATATCTAACTGAATCTTCATTCTATTTCTCCCGTTCTTATGCTATTCTTCGTTCATGCTGATCCCATGTTCTTCATAGTAAACGGC
This region includes:
- the gltS gene encoding sodium/glutamate symporter, whose protein sequence is MKIQLDMYQTIAVAVVVLMLGKFLKKRCSVLERFCIPAPVIGGVLFAIFTCICYATGIAEFEFDDILKEVCMVFFFTSVGFQANLKVLKSGGKSLIVFLGLVVVLIVTQNFMAIGLSKLLHISPLVGLCTGSIPMVGGHGTAGAFGPVLEDFGVKGASTLCTAGATFGLIAGSMIGGPIGKRLIEKKNLLSTAIVEDDSLLVEEEKKHERHTSMYPSAVFQLIIAIGIGTIVSYFLSMTGLTFPIYIGAMIAAAVIRNVGEYSGKFTIYMGEINDIGGISLSLFLGIAMITLKLWQLAELALPLMTLLGGQVVLMFLYAYFVIFTVMGRDYDAAVLSAGVCGFGMGATPNAMANMQAICEKYVPSVKAYLLIPLVGSLFADFLNSLAITFFINFL